One stretch of Penaeus chinensis breed Huanghai No. 1 chromosome 27, ASM1920278v2, whole genome shotgun sequence DNA includes these proteins:
- the LOC125039663 gene encoding insulin-like growth factor-binding protein 7, which translates to MNTSTVLLLAVCVVATSGFRLQCNDCDAAPCPALPSRGCPQGVVKDICGCCDVCGKGYGEKCDEFIKCGPRLTCKVVDFSRGLGRCT; encoded by the exons ATGAACACGTCGACGGTCCTTCTCTTGGCAGTGTGTGTTGTCGCCACAAG CGGATTCCGCCTCCAGTGCAACGACTGCGACGCCGCGCCCTGCCCCGCCCTCCCGAGCAGAGGCTGCCCCCAGGGCGTCGTCAAGGACATCTGCGGCTGCTGCGATGTCTGCGGAAAG gGATATGGCGAAAAGTGTGACGAGTTCATCAAGTGTGGTCCTCGGCTGACGTGCAAAGTGGTGGATTTCAGTCGGGGTTTGGGCAGGTGTACGTGA